A stretch of DNA from Triticum dicoccoides isolate Atlit2015 ecotype Zavitan chromosome 2A, WEW_v2.0, whole genome shotgun sequence:
CCTCCGGAACTCCTCGTTTTCCTCCTGAGCCTTCTCGAGCCTCTCCTTGAGCTTGCGGATCTCCTCGTCGGATTTCAGCCTGGCCTCCGCCGCCACCCTCTCTGCTTCCAGCCTTGCATTCTGTTCTTCCATGAGTTGAACTTGCAGCTTCTCCACCGTGATATTCAGCTTTTCCTCCACCTACGGTTATGTCACAGAGTCAATGCAGTTTCTAACTTGGAAACACATGCATGTAAATAGGCAGCTATTTAGATAGTTCTGGTAAAGTTAAAACAATCTCCAAAATGTCCAAACAAAGCTGGATGTGTAAACAGAACTACAGGTATGTCCTAGTACTTTTTCCAACAACTAAACACACGCCTGTTTCGTAAAATATCAACTTATGTAGAAAGGGAAGTATGGCTGTGTGCATCGCGATGACACAGAGGATGGGGTTTTCAATACCCTTCTCTAAAAATATATATAACTTGTAAAAAGGGAAGTCGCATAAATATAGTTCTATAAATATAACTTCATTAGAAGTACTGTCAACTAATATAGCATCATTAGAAATACATGTAATGGAACATATGCAGCTATGCCTTGTAAAGAAGGGGATAAGTTTCTGGAACAAGATTTTAACTAAAAGTAACATAACTAAATGTGAGGTTATTTTTAGAGATAAAATAGTATCTGTTACCATGGCAGTAATGTTTGCAAGCTGTTCATCCCGAGTTCTGTGGATCTCCTTCTTCAATTCAGATATTTGGTCCTCTGAATATCCGAGAGCATCATGAACCTCCTTCTCTCTATCATGCACCTCCTACAAGATGAGATAAGCATAAGAATTACAAAATAAAAGCTAGAGATGAGAATCACAAACTATATTTCAACATTACCTTAAGGCGAGTGAGCATTTGATCTGTAAATGGGTTTCCTCCATTATTTGCACTAACAGAATCAACCACATCAAGCAACGTTTCGAGCTGCTTAGTTCGAATCCTAGGGTCCTTGGTCTTGTTATCAAAAAGAACCACTCTATTTTTGCATAGCTGAACAACTTTCTGTAGACAGAACATACAAATGTAACTATTTGCACTCAAGCTCATATGATTCAAGAGCCCTGCACATCTCAAGTTTGGCAATGGAAGGTAAAAAAGTATATACCTGCAGATAGTCTGGGGCATTACTTAACATGTTCTTCAATAAATTTTCACCAACTAAATCTCCATAAGTGAAAACTAAGACCAAGTGATCAACGATTTTCTCTCCAAAAAACACTTTGATAGTCTCAATTGTACTAGAATCTTCTCGAGAAAATCGAGACGTAGCAGAAAAAACCATCAACACAGCATGTATCCCATCTTTAGCCATGTTCATGCACTTAACAATTTCTTTGCCAGCATCCTCAGGAGTTACGgtcatgtcaaataatcctatcaaGTCAATGAAATGGATGAttagcaaaacaaaataaatatgATGACCTAAGGAAAAAATAGCGCGATCAGTTTTGCAGCAAGGAAGATAAATTTACCGGTTCCCTAGTTTCCACATTACAAaaatacatgaacattttcctACAAACATGATTAGCATTTCTTTATCTTTATTTAGGAAAAATATTGTTTTCTTTACGAAGCTGCTTTCACctacatgcatgaaagaaatgaaggaAGATGGATGAATATGTTAAGACATGTGACGTTACAGCTGCAAAATATAAAACATGCATGTGCAATTCAAATATCTTGCTCTCCTACATTTCAGTGGCGTTCCCAATACAACATCCAACACTCCAATTGTGATAACTTAAAAGTCAAAATAAGGAGCAATAAATTTGTAATTCACAAAATGAGATTCACCGTTTAATTACAAAACTTTGAATCCTCTATTCAAGATCAACTAGCTGAATGCCCGTGCATTGCTATGGAACTAAGAGGATAATCATCTAATCATGTAGCGGAGTCTCAGTACAAATCCATGGCCACAAAAATTGACATAGGATTAGAATAAACAACACAACCTATAAATAGCAAAAATAAACAACACAACCTATAAATAGCAAAACCATAAAATACGACATATTTTGCAACTCCTACAAAAATAGTGGAAATCATGGATACTCAGGAAATTGTGGATGGGAGGACGTGGGATGGCAAACAGAACACCACACACTAAGGGTGCTACGGTACTTTTGTTTTGTTAAGAAGTGCAGCAGATGGCTTCTCTATTAGATGTT
This window harbors:
- the LOC119353340 gene encoding immune-associated nucleotide-binding protein 9-like; translated protein: MGGSNYDDDWVLPSADITLVLVGKLGYGKSATGNSILGREAFVSEYSHASVTNTCQMGSTMLTDGRTINVIDTPGLFDMTVTPEDAGKEIVKCMNMAKDGIHAVLMVFSATSRFSREDSSTIETIKVFFGEKIVDHLVLVFTYGDLVGENLLKNMLSNAPDYLQKVVQLCKNRVVLFDNKTKDPRIRTKQLETLLDVVDSVSANNGGNPFTDQMLTRLKEVHDREKEVHDALGYSEDQISELKKEIHRTRDEQLANITAMVEEKLNITVEKLQVQLMEEQNARLEAERVAAEARLKSDEEIRKLKERLEKAQEENEEFRRLAANKCAIL